TTTGCAGAACGAGGataaagaatatttttgtttgccaaaacatgacagcacagagcaggaagaagaagaaaaggagaaggaggaagaatATACCAGTTTTCCCAGTGATGGAAGGTCTGAAGGGGATGAAGAAATGGATGAAGAGCAGCAAGTTCTGTGTGAAGGTAGCAGTGAGATGTGACTAAATCTCTTGATGTTACTTTTGTTAATCCTTATCACTCAGTGCAGTAAGACACCTGTTTATACGATTTGGAACtatataaaaataacagacGCCATTTAACCTTCCTGTAGGCATCTGTAGGCTATCATATCTCCTGTGGCTGTGGTTTCATCCAGCGGGTACTCTCCCTGATGTtgattatttgtgtgtttggctTCAACACAGCACGGTTCACCTGACTGCTGGGCTGACAAGTTCAAATATGGGCTTGGCTTTTCATCTCAGCTGTGACTGTTGTTTTTGATATGAAGAGCCAGCAGGCTGCAGTTTGAACTGCAAACGCGCTCGTTCTGTGTTTAATCCTTCTAGGGTTTGTTTCAGGGATCCTTAAAACGAGATGAGGGAGAAGGATGTGCATCATGAGGGATTTGCACATACACTCTAATGCCAATTTgttaagcaagaaaaaaaagtctcttcGCATTAATGTTCGATAATGTGTGAAGTGTTTGGTCAGCGCGTTTACGTCGGCTGCTGttacatggatatgttttgcaGTGGCTGTTAAGATAAATACGTGCTGCTCCAGCTAAAGACGTGGTATTTAATGGTCTACACAGGCTGTGCTTGGGGTATTAATGTCAATAACAGGGcttcctttctgttttcttttcttttctatgaACCTGTGTGCTACAATTAAGGTTATTATAATGTCTGTAACTCCAGACTTCAAGCGCACCCACTACTTCTGCTGCACACACAAAACCGAAGGCCACGAGGGTGTGCTCACGGGGAGGTTTGATTACATTATGGCTCTAAATACAGAGTCACCAAATCAGATATCTGTGTTTAAGGTGATTGTCTTTAGTCCTACATATCTCCAAAACCCACATAGTTTTCACAGCTGCTGAATAGGACCACTTGTCTGATGTCCCCTTTCCTTTGTCATCGTCTTGGAGCaaaataaatagaaagagaTGGCGTGTGCGTGTCTTAAGTTACCCAGACTTTGGATAACATATCAAGAAAACATCCTGCTCACCTCTCAGAATTAGGTTACGCTTCCTCTTTGATAATCCAGGTTACAGTCACCTTCTCTAACCTGTGCTGTTTGTCTTTAATGCCTGTTTCTCACCCGACTGGCTTATTAAAGTCAGTCAGTAATAGACAGACTTTCTGTAGTCAGATCAGCTTTTGTTAGTCAAACCATCCTCACTTTTTTCAGCTTAGCCGTTTGATCTGGGTGGAGTGTTACCATGGAACCAAGTCAGCATGGAGAGTTTGATAGATGGGAGGTAAACAGGCTGCACGCTCACTATCCGCAGCAGAGTCCTCTATTAGGCCAGATATCAAGTAAATAAATGTCTTGTGGgtgttgtgtctctgtgtctgtgcgtgAGTGCACGTACACAGGTTTCCTCATACCAAATTATTCCAGTAAGTTTGTGGTTCAGCAACGCAAACATGAGAAAAGACTGAGCGTGGATGTTtctctttgtgtatgtgtgtgagacacaCTTGTGTCTGACAGATAGTTAGCCTTTTGTGATCAACCTCTTTGAAGTgggactgtgttttctttttttccatttatttttagtattacTATCAAGGTAGCTTGAATATTGGCATGTCAGTGCACTagtgccatccatccatcctccactTATGCAAGTCAGCTCACAGCAGGCAAAGCAGGATATTCGACGTTCTTCTCCCTACACTTTCCAGTTCCTCCAGAGAGATCCCAAGACTCCTCTCAATAGAGATGAGATGCAGCAGGTGCATGATTCCACATGTGCATGCCTGGAAAACCTCCAAAATGAGGCATCCAGAAGGAAGCATAACATTCCTGAACCTTCTCAACCGGCTCGTTTTCACACAAAAAGGCCAGTTGAGGTTTCAGTCCATATCTgtaactcaacaacttcttttATGCTGAAACGTGACCCAAGCAATCCGGATCGTGAGAGAACAACACTTCCTGACTTTAGAGATCCCGTGTTTAATTAACTTATAATAAACTTGTAGTGCTAGCAGACAAATGTGGGTTTGGTAATAGTCCTAACATTATATGTACTGAACCTATCCGCTTATCATTGTCTctgtaaaaaatgacacaaaaggcACAAAcgacaaaaacagtaaaaataaataaataaaaaataaatagaaataagatGCAGGGTTTAGGTGAAGACCTGATTTGAAATTGCCCGTGAAACTTTTGGCAAAAAGTAAAGGGCAAACAAGCCAAGGTGCCCTtatttaatcaaataaaatgcCTTGGTAGTGCTTCAACGTTTCCTACCTTTGTTAGCTTACTTAGTTAAGGATTTAATCCATTATTAACTTCTATTTCCATCAAGCATCCTTTTCCTTGTTTCCAGCAGTCATATGAGGACTGCACCACACAAGGACATGAAAATCTGTTGTTTACATTGGCCGGCTCTCTTTTGCATTCTGCCAGAACGTCACACAGTTTAGCATGTTGATGAAATTACTTATTAACAATTTATTATTGgttacaaataacataatttatcTTGGTGAGCTTACCGACATATTGCAAATCTATCAGTGACAATTTATGGGATTACAACTAAAATAAGCCTGATCAAAAAGAGATGATCTTAAAATGGAGTTGGTACCTTTTTAGAAATGTGTGTAACTAGTGGAGCTTGATGGCTCCATACTACTATGATTTGCATTTGTATAGCttacaacatttacattttaaaggctCCCCTGGGCCTGAGCAGGGGTATGGGGGTGAACTGCAGTCCTTTCAGGCTGAAACTTGGTGTGAAAGCATTCTTCCCTGCCCCCGAGTTTCTGCTGTTAATGTGCATTTCCACAGGAATTTATAGCAATGTTCATTTATGAAAGTCTCACTTTTCATGCAgtagaaacttaaaaaaaaaaaaaaaaaaaatctgcactcACAAGTGAAGATACTTTCTAAAAAGGTtgctataattttttttttaaatcaatttgaATGAAACAAGTTGGTATCAAGGAACAGACAAgctggttttgttgttttatgcagGTTATCTGTCTATGAATCGTTTCCAAATTAAACTATGAAGTCATACAGATGTAAACTCCTCTGTTTGAGGACTGAGGGAGTTAATAATAAGCAGCATGGCTGAGGCGTGGCCCTTCACTTTGACCTCTGTGTCACTATTCAATAACTTATCTTTTCTGAGTCATTTGCTAGGAACAAAAACCCTGAGCTATGCAGAGGGTCATTGTTGGCGTATTTATGCTTTCATGACTTTAGTGCTGTCAAGTCCAGTCTGCGCTGTGTGCTGCACAGGGCTGTAAAACCGGGCATATGCATGTAGATAAATAAAGCTAATGCACTCCACACCCACAGCCCACACCCGTTATAACTATGAGCCGTATATGAGGCCTTTTCTTCCAACACATTATTGTACAAATGTCttaatgcatgctcaatcatccaggtaagtaaatcccaaaactGGACATGTTTATAAGTATTTACTTTTATACAGGTCATGTTTGTCAGGTATAAAAATAGAAACTAACTCCTTAAagcatccatcctcttcctattatattaaatgttatatttaattttctttggcGGTATCTGCATGTATgacaaaaatggaaaatcttTAAAGAGGCAATAAATTGCCCAAAAAGCTGCCCATAGTGCTTTTTTCTGGCTTGAATGATATGAAAGCATACATGAAATCAGCCTAGATTATGATTTAATAACATGATTTATATTATagtcaaaaaaaagaactgtTAAAGCTTCTGGAAATGTTCAGCACTCAGTTGCTTTCActgtttctgtgtctgcagTGTTGTGTGCTGACAGAGTGGGCCAGATGACGAAGACCTACAGCGACATTGACGCTGTCACTCGACTGCTGGAAGAGGTAAAATTCAATAAAGTAGAATAACCAGGAACCCAGGACACTGTCAGAGGGTCTGCAAGGCCATTCGGTCACATGGTGTTATGTCATAGTCAAAACGCGGGCGGATTTATCAGGGTTGCGACAAAGAAAGCAACGTCATAAAAGCTGTTTCCATCGGCTGATATTCAAATGTAACTTCATCCTCCTCAGCTGACTGCGCTGACCAACAGAATGTAAAGCAGGGAGGAAAACAGGGTGACGTCACTGTTAAAGTATGAACCTGAGCAACCGGACAGCATTGTGAAAGCATGGCTTAGAcaaacagcaccatcaccaaACACATGACTTCCATTACTGCGAACGCAATTAATGTCAGATCTGTATATTTCTGATCATgtcagttatttttatttcttgtagCACATGAAACTATTGCAGTATTTGCTTTGCTAGTAGCTTTTAATAGTACAATAAATAGTCCTGTTGATGTAGTGATAGAAACAGGAGTGGCTAGTTAACAATAAGCTTTTAATTATTGCCTCATGTTGACTGACGGGAGTTTTCCAGTGCGGCTGATGTACAAAGGTTTCCTTTTGAGGTTCATATTTAGTGATTTGTGGATATTGTGTTGCTTTTGCcactctcttttgttttgtccttttcttcACTGATGTATTTGAATTTACCCAACATTTAAAGCTGGTTTTAGTAATTCTGATACACGCTAAGAAGGGTTGTCTGGTGTAAAAACTGTGTTAAATCAAATATACAGATCCTTGAAACCCATTTTTCTAataaaggagcagctgaaacaAGCATCTATATATTAAACTAGGCTAATGGTTGAGGGGTTTAGTTTACGTAGACCTGAAACAGGGGGAAATTACTAACACGGGTCTTTGCAAATGTTTAGACTATTGAAATTCATTTTGCTAAACGCAGCTTTGTCTCTGCAGAAAGAGCGTGACTTGGAGTTAGCGGCTCGCATCGGACAGTCActgctgaagaaaaacaaagccctCAGTGAGAGGAATGAACTGCTGGAGGAGCAAGTGGAGCACATACGAGAGGAGGTAAACAACGAATGTGTGCTCATCAGTGCTTCAGTATTTGGTGGTGGGAACTGTGTAATAATGTATGTCTGTGATGAGCTGAACGTCCTGCATGCCCCCCCCATCTTCTTCTGACGTCAGTCGTCTCCTTATAGGTGTCTCAGCTGCGCCATGACCTGTCCATGAAAGATGAGCTGTTACAGTTCTACACCAATGCAGCCGAAGAAAGCGACGGCGAGTCGATTACCTCTACACCGTAAGTCTCCTTTTATTACCTCCTTTCCTTGCTGCTCAGTATATTTCCTCATtgttccaaaaaaacaaaaacaaaaaattaattcTAATAATATCACATTTTAACTTAAGGTTCTTTGGGTTTTAACaggtttttttaatgaaaatatataaagtCTGTTGAATGACTTAAACTAACAAGCACAACTCTTTCCTGTGTGTTCACAGCGTCCGTCCCAGTGAACCAAGTGTGTCATCACCAAACTTTTTCCCCCTGGAGTCGTTGCAGAAGAAACTCAAGGATTTGGAGGAAGAGAATAAATCATTGCGATCtgaggtttggttttttttgcacgaTAGTCTAACGCGCATGCACTAGAAAactacttttcttcttcttttgactACTCagtatgtcctccttcactatatCCATGAATTTCCACTGtcatcttcctcttttcctcctgcctgacgGCTCCGtcttcagcatcctttgtccagtatatccactgtCCCTCCTCTGCTCATGTCCAGCCTTGCCTctttaactttgtctccaaaataTTCAACTTGAGCTGAGCTGTCAGTCTGAAGTACTCAGTGAATGACTCAGACCCACACGGCGTTCGGTAACTGTTtagtcacttttatttatatgtcaCACACCCAATGTGTTTAGATCGGCACTGCTAGTTCAGCCATGGCCAGTTTTCCAGCTGGCTCCACGCTCACACTGCCGGTCCCCGACATCACTAAAAGGGAAAAGAGAGTTCATCAGCCTAATTCCCTTCACCTGGACCTCAGCCTCCCTGACACTGCCCCTCGAGCCCGCTGAGCCAAAAACCACACCCCTGCCACATACTCATTTCTGACTTGGTCCATTCTGGTCACTTCCATTGAAAATCTTCTAACTGGCCCccagtctttttgtcagtgtctccaaaccatacatcatagcaggtctcactaccatcttatAGATTCCCTATAAAAAACATTCATATAAGAAAGTCTTATATGAATTATAAGCTTGATCTTATCTTTGCTGTGATGTgaagttattttcattttccctCCAGGCGAGTCATTTGGAAACAGAAACGATCTCCTATGAGGAAAAAGAGCAGCAACTTGTCAATGACTGTGTCAAAGAAATACGTGAgtggctttttttgtttatttgttcccccccccacacacacacacacacaatcacagtcACTCTTTAGAAGCAGTGTGGCCATAAGCTGTATTTTGCTGAACACCTGTTCTCATTCCCAGGCGATGCCAACCTGCAGATTTCCTCTCTGGCTGAAGAGCTGGCTAGGAAGACTGAGGACGCCTCCAGACAGCAGGAGGAGATCACACACCTCCTCTCCCAGATAGTCGACCTCCAGAAGAAGGCCAAGCTTGTACGAAAGTCCCGATCTCTGTCTCAGATTACATTAAACGCTAAAAATACTTTGAATGCAGTCGGTTTCACACCTGTTGTCCTGTTTTGTCTGCCGTGTTGTCAGTATGCTTTGGAAAATGAGGAGCTGACTCAGCACTTGGGTGCAGCCAAAGACGCCCAGCGACAACTCACTGCTGAGGTAGGGCAGTCCAGGGCCtggtcaccatggcaacagcacTGTGTTTTCTGCATTGCCAGCTTCTGCCAGATGAGGCAAATTTGTAGTGTGACAGTTATATATATTCCTGCCAtcagatttgtattttttgttagattttatgattttaaaaatgattacttTATTATTAGGATGCTAATTATAAAGTAATCATCTTCCACATGCTTCCATCAACACATGTTATTGGTCCAGTAGAGATGCTGCTGATGGCTTCTCCTGTCTTCACATATTATTATATCACCAAATTTAGCACCCACAGTATAttgtcctttttaaaaacatattttatatcATAATAAAACAGCATGCAAAGCTCAGTCTCTCCGAGAAGCAAATTGTATGAAAATCAGTCCTGTCACTGTTTAAATGTAACTGAGAGATAAACAGGAGACAAATGACCTGCAGGCTGGAGGTGAAACACTCTGCTTCAGTGcgtttcattttcttctctgtAAAGCTCTTCCTCCTTTCTTCACTTTTAGTTGCAGGAGTTGCAAGACAAGTATGCAGAGTGTATGGAGATGCTGCATGAAGCTCAGGAGGAACTGAAGAACCTGAGAAATAAAACTCTCCCGCTCAGCACGGCGAGGCGTTTCCATTCCCTGGGCCTGTTCCCGATGGTGAGTGATGGAGTTAAATTTTTAAGGGTTTTTACAATGCAAAAGAAATGTACGTAGTTAGAAGAGAGACTGTCTGTCTGCATCACAACATCTTCAGTTCCCAAGTAGCAATTTGTTTCTTCTCCAGGACTCACTGGCAGCAGAAATAGAGGGCACCATGAGGAAGGAACTCCAAATGGATGATCCAGACGTAGAAGAGCAGAGGTacatatccttttttttttttttttcctccacagtaTGATCTGATTCAGATGTTAATCATTTGTAATAATCTAAAAGTCATCCATCAActccatgtttgtgtgtctgcagactGCATCCGAAGCGAGTTTTCCAAACGGTGAAAAACCTCAATCTGATGCGTCAGCAGCGTTCTTCTCTAGCCCCCTCTCCTCTCAACATCCCAGGCTCCAATCAGACTTCATGCTTCACCTCAGGGCGTTCCAGCAGGGTGGGCACGCCACGCTCCAACTCCATTTATGGtagtgaaacaggaagtgggaTCATCCTAGACAACAGGACTAGGAGTATCCTGGAGACGCCTGATGACGGGTATGGACATCGCTCCCGCTACGGACCGTAGATTTGAATGATGAAGCATAATGACCTgatgaaatgtatttaatttagaAGCATCCCAGTTAGGTAATTAACAGAGTGCTCATTTGCAGCTGTTTTGAAATTTGATTAAGGTTCTCATTTCAAAGTTTGGCAAACACCTTGTAGTTCCAGTTTCACAAATAATTTCCCGTGTTTATTTGTCATATATGACAGTAAGTTGAAAAACTTAGTTTCTTCTCTGATTCAAACGTTTGGATTATTTTTCCAAATGACTTGTGAGGATTTTTTATACACTTAAGAGTGAAATAACACAATTATTTAAggtttcttcttatttttccccttttgatAGTGAATTAAATTAAACGATCATTTTATTATCTCAAAATAGAGATTAACTTTGCAAAAAACTGTACCGCTGTCTGTCTCCCTCTTCAGGTCAGAGGACTCCAACAAGCGCCCCCCTGGTACCCCTGGGACTCCGGGCAGCAGGGACTTGGAGGCAGCATTGCGTCGCCTGTCGCTCCGCCGGGACAACTACCTCTCAGAAAAACGATTCTTcgaggaggagagggagcgaAAGCTGGCTTACCTGgccaaagaggaggaaaaaggagGACCAGGAACCCCAACGGAAAGTTTGTTCTCGCTTTCCTCACATACCTCAGTTGGAAGCATCTGGTCGGGGTACTCATTCACACCCAGGTCCTACCTGCCGGAGAAGCTGCAGATTGTAAAGCCGCTAGAAGGTGATTATTCCTCTCAGAGTCACAAGTCCTCGAATCTTCCACATGATGAAAAACTAAATCAGAATTTCAGCAGTGAAAAAGCCTTTCGCAATGAAAATGAGATTTTGaaggaaaaacacaatgaaaatcaGAACCAGGTGCAAAATTCCAGCCTCACTCCTCCCAGAGCATGCAGCCAGGGCTGTGAAACCCAAAGTCAAGCAACTCAGAGTGAGAATCAATACCTGATTTTTCACAAATGCAATCAGTCCAAGATCTTTCTGAGCGCCTCACCAGATCCTAACAAGCTGCGAAGGAGCTCCAGTTTGATGGAGCTGAGCAGTTTCTCAAGCTCACAGCCTCCGCTGGCTGTAGCCACAGGTCTGCTGGAGAGGTTGATGCAACAGGATGGTAGTTTAAATCTgcagcactccttttattttaGACATACGCAGTTGCGCTGCAGCTTTGAAATATAGGTTAGCCTGCTGTGTGTGGAGCAGTGCACTGGTTCGAAGGCTGCAGTTTAAGAATGAGAATAGTTCAATGAACGTTGTGCACACAGTAACTTATACAAAGTcgatttaatgatttcttttcctAATATTTTATTCAAGTGTTGTACTTGGATATTGGAGCGTGTCTCAAACTATAAAGTTGTGCACAGCCATAATGTGTTAAAAAGCCTACCTAGCACATAACAACACATGCTCACTGACACATTTGCAGTGAGTGATTTCCTGTATGGTATTTGAAATGCACTTTCTGTATTTTTGAACACATGCTGAACATGTTTCTGATGCCTTGTTCTAATAGAGgagctttatttattatttattgaattCTTAGTGTTGGATTGTAGATACAGAGCAGTTATCACTATATTTATAATCTCAGAAACCTGTTTTTGTTAACATGTACTTGTTGTGACCTCTTCAATCATCCATCCACTCTCAGTATTGTCCAGTGGAACTGAAAGCTTCCTTACATCTTGTACGATGGCACCACCTAGTGTCCAAACTTGAAGTTGCAACCATTTGCGTCATAGGACAAAAATGTGTTCTCCAAGCACGTGAActtatgaaaatgtaaaaaacaaaaagagatggaaatgtttcatttcaAGTCTAACAGCGGTGCAGAAATAAGAAGTAATGTAGAAACAATCTCAGGTGATTATTTCTTAAATGTTCATCTGTCTTCATAAATTTCTGAGCCTTTCATCAGTGTCATGATGCTGTATGTACTGTCCACCTCTTCCACTCGTCATTTGTTGGCCTTTCAGTTCACTTTGGTCTTTGCACTTTACTCTTGTTCTATTCTCCTTGTTTGCTTTCTTTGATGATTTCTTGaataaagtcttcatcattttccactttccttttctctcatttcttctgCGTTTGTTCTTTTGCACTGGCATCTCTCAAAATGCATCTCTAGTAGAAAACCATTTTTCTAGACTTGAAATTCAAGCAGTCCGGTGTGCGAAGACATTTTGGCCTATAGACATTCCTCCTTTGTCGTGACATCCACCCTCAGTGCTGTGTGCGAGAGTCTCTGTGTGCTGCATAAAGAAACGCTGTGACAGTGTTATAATCTAAGAATGTGCATTTGTTGCATATGTATGCGTTCTCGTCTCTGCTTTGGAGCTTAGCCtagtttatatatgtgtatatataacgTACTGACAATAATTTTCTAGTTTTCAAGCACATTTCAACACATAAACAACACCTACTGAACATAAGTGACGTCTTCGTGTTCACCTGCAATAATCAGGTGCTTTTAGAGTTTAAACAGATGTAGTTTGTTTAACCTGTGATCATTGAAAACTTGATAAGAACATATCTGTAATCGATAATCACAGATTTTGTGGTACTTTTTCTGTATGCGTGTTTAAAGGAGGTCACGAACTTGTTAAAAATAGCTGAAGCTGCTGTTGATTTTCGTGTAACTTGAAGATGTGTTTTTTCCTAGGCTCTGCTACGCTCCACGCATGGCAGCAGCTGGCTCAGCCTCACATGGGTGCTCTGCTGGATCATCGGCCCGGTGTGGTCACGAAGGGCTTCCGCACTTTGGCGCACGAACAGGAACAGGAACAGGAGGACAGCTGGCAGCTGGACCAACCAGAGGAGGATGAAGTATCATGTGACTCATTTAGAGCCGTGCTAGGGGAGAGCCCTGCTCCCACGGATCTGCCTCGCTCTACCTCTACTCCCGCAGTCTGCCGCAACAAAAATGGCAACATTGAAGAAATCAGCCAGTCAGACGCACTGAATGGAACGATCTGCGCGGCGGCAGAAGCAGTTCAGGGAAATGATGGACATGTTGCAAGCATGCCCTTTCCTCTCTCCAACACGTCCCCTTCCTCTCCGCTGCCTTTTTCTCCCGAGATCAACGGGCATGTGGACCCCAAAGAGCGCCAAACCTTACAGCCAAACACTGTGGACCGCATGCCTGGTGAGGGAGCCTCTTAGCTGGGGTTACAGCACTGCATCAAACCATAACACCTTCATGTTTGCCCTGGAGCATGGGGATAAAGGGGACGAGGGTGAACAGGAGGGGTGGCGGGTTTAGGGGCAGGAGAAAGGATTCATTGGACACGTGACAGCCCATCCTGCATGATCACGCTCATGTGTACACACCTGCACACGCACCCACCCCAGGAGCTGTCCCCGTGTATGCAGCCAGCGAACGGCAACGAGACAgagtacatgtttttatttttgttctttcatttcCGTCATTTTCCATCTGCAGCCTTTCTTCTCAGTTCACACTTTCTTTTGCTgccactttttttcctttatttcagCCAATTACGCTTACACTCAAAGTTTTTCATCTTTTGCAAAGTCTTTAGTATCTTTAGGTATATTCTATAAAACATTTTAGACACTATTTAGGAGCAGGAGGGTTTAATATTTCATGCTAAGCTATACTGTTTTGTAGCACACAAGCACGCAGATACAGAAAGAAATTTGGCAGGTCAAGTGCTGTTGGGGCAGCTGTTCGAGTCACATGAACTCGTAGCGCTTGCGGCTAGCTAATATTGGAGCCTACTGAGCAGCTTTGGTGTGGAGGACTGCCGTGCCATTGATATTCTCTTGTCCCAGAGTACAAATCTTGTGGGAGTGGGTGGCTTTAACTTTACGGCTACGAGCcaaaaatgagagagagagaatttaaAACCcaaagctttatttttattaagtcAACATGGTACCATTTAAAATGGAGAAGAGGCGCAGACTAGAATAAACCTTTGTAAGTGTTCCCAGTACAGGGAAACACCgagaataataaaacaaattaacgCAAGAAATTCAAGTGAACTTAACCCTAGAAAGGGTGTAAACATTGTAGTGCTATAACTGTAATTAATATGAATGTAAAAGCAGAGCACAACTTGAGAGGCATGGATCTCTTTATTAACA
The DNA window shown above is from Astatotilapia calliptera chromosome 11, fAstCal1.2, whole genome shotgun sequence and carries:
- the trak1a gene encoding trafficking kinesin-binding protein 1 isoform X6, with product MKRRGQTRGQRFVKADYYELDWYYEECTDVLCADRVGQMTKTYSDIDAVTRLLEEKERDLELAARIGQSLLKKNKALSERNELLEEQVEHIREEVSQLRHDLSMKDELLQFYTNAAEESDGESITSTPVRPSEPSVSSPNFFPLESLQKKLKDLEEENKSLRSEASHLETETISYEEKEQQLVNDCVKEIRDANLQISSLAEELARKTEDASRQQEEITHLLSQIVDLQKKAKLYALENEELTQHLGAAKDAQRQLTAELQELQDKYAECMEMLHEAQEELKNLRNKTLPLSTARRFHSLGLFPMDSLAAEIEGTMRKELQMDDPDVEEQRLHPKRVFQTVKNLNLMRQQRSSLAPSPLNIPGSNQTSCFTSGRSSRVGTPRSNSIYGSETGSGIILDNRTRSILETPDDGSEDSNKRPPGTPGTPGSRDLEAALRRLSLRRDNYLSEKRFFEEERERKLAYLAKEEEKGGPGTPTESLFSLSSHTSVGSIWSGYSFTPRSYLPEKLQIVKPLEGDYSSQSHKSSNLPHDEKLNQNFSSEKAFRNENEILKEKHNENQNQVQNSSLTPPRACSQGCETQSQATQSENQYLIFHKCNQSKIFLSASPDPNKLRRSSSLMELSSFSSSQPPLAVATGLLERLMQQDGSLNLQHSFYFRHTQLRCSFEI
- the trak1a gene encoding trafficking kinesin-binding protein 1 isoform X2; the encoded protein is MNVCNNTDLPELEIISLLEEQLPVYKLRADTIFGYDQDDWLHTPLLGPDAAVDLTTEQIEETLKYFLLCADRVGQMTKTYSDIDAVTRLLEEKERDLELAARIGQSLLKKNKALSERNELLEEQVEHIREEVSQLRHDLSMKDELLQFYTNAAEESDGESITSTPVRPSEPSVSSPNFFPLESLQKKLKDLEEENKSLRSEASHLETETISYEEKEQQLVNDCVKEIRDANLQISSLAEELARKTEDASRQQEEITHLLSQIVDLQKKAKLYALENEELTQHLGAAKDAQRQLTAELQELQDKYAECMEMLHEAQEELKNLRNKTLPLSTARRFHSLGLFPMDSLAAEIEGTMRKELQMDDPDVEEQRLHPKRVFQTVKNLNLMRQQRSSLAPSPLNIPGSNQTSCFTSGRSSRVGTPRSNSIYGSETGSGIILDNRTRSILETPDDGSEDSNKRPPGTPGTPGSRDLEAALRRLSLRRDNYLSEKRFFEEERERKLAYLAKEEEKGGPGTPTESLFSLSSHTSVGSIWSGYSFTPRSYLPEKLQIVKPLEGSATLHAWQQLAQPHMGALLDHRPGVVTKGFRTLAHEQEQEQEDSWQLDQPEEDEVSCDSFRAVLGESPAPTDLPRSTSTPAVCRNKNGNIEEISQSDALNGTICAAAEAVQGNDGHVASMPFPLSNTSPSSPLPFSPEINGHVDPKERQTLQPNTVDRMPVLFPGKCMSHTSSTYTFTTCRILHPSDQLTTASPSPAMAACQSSTCPGTPSLTASPVPFSAPPTPSYTPCCTPRRLSLSLSLAESSTNLRDSTKTTSTSLGLVRLLLENGISASVYNPRSWDRGLDASAVLGGVQAQRCTERPEQGGVKHLGKRPDTLLLLQPSSPPSSPHSKSASSIATGPMFQFSPSDDDPPFYDTFLASKPARTILREVLGEAEREKEGQVDDDNQTEMINLRLVDKLKSFRTLSPHSASASSGSTLLGPFGSAGLGNSALGGGLPGLRRNRSYPAMVGASMVMKDPGGPPSTEILIPHTMQTSHTQQLTAHTQETGKVQTKKKTLVTKGVHVPQTLNALEMVTSQTIIQRHTRPKGEVGDSTTHDQHNDEETGT
- the trak1a gene encoding trafficking kinesin-binding protein 1 isoform X7, whose protein sequence is MNVCNNTDLPELEIISLLEEQLPVYKLRADTIFGYDQDDWLHTPLLGPDAAVDLTTEQIEETLKYFLLCADRVGQMTKTYSDIDAVTRLLEEKERDLELAARIGQSLLKKNKALSERNELLEEQVEHIREEVSQLRHDLSMKDELLQFYTNAAEESDGESITSTPVRPSEPSVSSPNFFPLESLQKKLKDLEEENKSLRSEASHLETETISYEEKEQQLVNDCVKEIRDANLQISSLAEELARKTEDASRQQEEITHLLSQIVDLQKKAKLYALENEELTQHLGAAKDAQRQLTAELQELQDKYAECMEMLHEAQEELKNLRNKTLPLSTARRFHSLGLFPMDSLAAEIEGTMRKELQMDDPDVEEQRLHPKRVFQTVKNLNLMRQQRSSLAPSPLNIPGSNQTSCFTSGRSSRVGTPRSNSIYGSETGSGIILDNRTRSILETPDDGSEDSNKRPPGTPGTPGSRDLEAALRRLSLRRDNYLSEKRFFEEERERKLAYLAKEEEKGGPGTPTESLFSLSSHTSVGSIWSGYSFTPRSYLPEKLQIVKPLEGSATLHAWQQLAQPHMGALLDHRPGVVTKGFRTLAHEQEQEQEDSWQLDQPEEDEVSCDSFRAVLGESPAPTDLPRSTSTPAVCRNKNGNIEEISQSDALNGTICAAAEAVQGNDGHVASMPFPLSNTSPSSPLPFSPEINGHVDPKERQTLQPNTVDRMPVLFPGKCMSHTSSTYTFTTCRILHPSDQLTTASPRSCDEEEELELYHMVVMAEVEQTH